The Mycolicibacterium insubricum DNA segment GCCTCCGGTGCCATCGGCTACCTGGCGTTCAGCCGGTTCGCCGAGCTGCGCGCCAAACAGACCAAACGCAACAAAGACTCCTGACGCGGCGCGCAGGGAGAGCGGGACCGGCTGCAAACAGCACAGCCGGTTCGCCGAGCTGCGCGCCGCCCGCAACAATCCGGAGAAGTGAACCTGACGCCGGCCCGCAGGGAGAGCGGGACCGGCTGCAGACAAAAACAGCCACCAGGCTGGGCCATGTGCACCCAAATCGGCCGTGCCGGATAACTTTTCGGGCCGAAGTTCACGTTGATACTTGCTGTGACCCCGATCACGTAGTACAAAGGAAGCACGGCAGCCCGGAAGGCCAAGATCGATCCGAAAGAGAAGGGTCGGTCTCCCGTACCGGACTACCCAGCACGGACCCCGGCACCCACGCGGAGCCATAGCCGCTGACAGGGCAGAAGTGTTGCGGGCCTGCGGAATTGCGAAATACGGACGGTACACCGGACCCCAGGGGTGGGGTCGTATTCGTAGCGTGTCGCAACTACGCCGAGGCCACCCCGCGCAACCCACCTAGCACGCCTGGTAACCGGAATTCCGTGCTAGCGGGCGACGAGCCGAGTTACTCGGGTCGTCGCCCGCTTCGCATGTCCGGCTAGCCATTCCCCGTCGACTCAGAACCGGCGCAGGTGGCTATCGACGTTTTCCCGGCGTAGCGTCTGACTCAGCGCGAAATCCACACGGAAACAGCCGCTTTCGTCGCCTACTTCTTGAGATCCGCGATGGCGATAGCCTCGCGGGCACCCTCCTGCAATGCCCGGCAACTGAGCACCAGCCAGTCGGTCAGCCCCTGCTCGGTGCCGGCGGCGAATCCGGCCGCGGCCGCCCGGTAGTCGGCCGACCGGCGCATCCAGTACACCTCGGGAACGCCCAGACCGTGCGGATCCAGCCCGCTGGCGATGGTCACCAACCGGCTCACCGCCCGCGCCACCACGCCGTCGGCGCTGCCGAACGGGGCTAGCGCCAGCAACTCCCCGTGCGCGACGGCGGCGAGGATCGGCGCCGGGACACTCGAACCGCCGGTCACCAGCCGGCACAGCAGATCCAGCCGCGGCGACACCTGCGGGTCGAGTCGGGGCCGGCCCAGCTCGTCGTCGTCGACGAGGTCGGCGGCGGCCAGCATGTGCAGGCGGGCCAGCGCCTGCATGGGGGCCCGGCGCCACACGCCGATCAGGGAGCCCTCGCCGCCCTCCAGCGCCTGGGTCACCCGCAGCGCCCCGGCAAAGATCGGGTCGCTCGCCGAATCCTCGTCCAGGGCCGGCGCGCCGCCGTCGAGCACCGAGGAGGCCCGGGCCGCGCGCAGCGACGCCTCCGCCGCGGTGACCGGCCAGCCCCGCAGGTTCGCCCGATGTCGATGCGCGCGGCCCAGTTCGTCGCGCGCGGCCTCGGCCGCCTCGGCGACACCGGGCAACGCCGCGAGCGGGGCCAGTGGGTCGGGGTTCACCCCGGTCACGCTACGGGAACCGGTTCGGCCGCAACGAAACCAGCCGGGCGTCGGCCGATTCTATGACAGGCAACCCCCGTGCAACCCTCAGTGACTAAGCTCACCCGCATGACCGAGGCGCATACCGAAGCCCCCACTCACTACCCGCCGTCGGCCGCGTTCGCCGCAACGGCCAATGCCACCGCCGAGATCTACGACCGGGCCGAGGCGGACCGGCTGGGGTTCTGGGCCGAGCAGGCCAACCGGCTGTCCTGGGCCACCCCGTTCACCGAGGTACTCGACTGGTCGGAGGCGCCGTTCGCCAAGTGGTTCGCCGACGGCACCCTCAACGTCGCCTACAACTGCGTGGACCGCCACGTCGAGGCCGGCCACGGGGACCGGGTGGCCATCCATTGGGAGGGCGAGCCCGTCGGCGACGATCGCGACATCACCTACGCCCAATTGCAGGACGAGGTCTGCCGCGCCGCCAACACGCTGACCGAACTGGGGCTGAAGGCCGGCGACCGGGCCGCCATCTACATGCCGATGATCCCGGAGGCGGTCATCGCGATGCTGGCCTGCGCCCGGCTGGGCGTCATGCACTCGGTGGTGTTCGCCGGATTTTCCGCCGCGGCCCTGCGCGCGCGCATCGAGGACGCCGGCGCAAAACTGGTCATCACCGCCGACGGGCAGTTCCGCCGCGGCTCCGCGGTGCCGCTGAAGGCGCACGTCGACGAGGCCCTCGGCGGTCTCGGCGACGCCAGCCCCGTCGAGCACGTCCTCGTCGTCCGTCGCACCGGCATCGACTGCCACATGACCCCGGGGCGCGATCTGTGGTGGAACGAGGCCGTATCCAAGGCGTCCACCCAGCACACCCCCGAGGCGTTCCCCAGCGAGCAGCCGCTGTTCCTGCTGTACACGTCGGGCACCACCGGCAAGCCCAAAGGCATCGTGCACACCTCGGGCGGCTACCTCACCCAGGCCGCCTACACCCACCACCAGGTGTTCGACCTGAAGCCGGAGACCGACGTGTTCTGGTGCACGGCCGACATCGGCTGGGTCACCGGGCACACCTACATCGTCTACGGCCCGCTGGCCAACGGCGCGACCCAGGTGCTCTACGAGGGCACCCCCGCCTCACCCGATGAGCACCGGCACTTCCAGGTCATCGAGAAGTACCGCGTCACCATCTACTACACCGCCCCGACGGTCATCCGGACCTTCATGCGCTGGGGCCGCGAGCTGCCCCTGGTGCACGACCTTTCCAGCCTGCGGCTGCTCGGATCGGTCGGTGAGCCGATCAACCCGGAGGCCTGGCGGTGGTACCGGCTGGTGATGGGCGAGGACCAGACGCCCGTCGTCGACACCTGGTGGCAGACCGAGACCGGCGCGGCGATGATCTCCCCGATCCCCGGGGTCACCGTCTGCAAACCCGGCTCCGCGATGCGGACACTGCCCGGCATCTCCGCCAAGATCGTCGACGACGACGGCGTCGAACTCGCCCCGATGCCCGAGCACTCCGAGCCGGTCACCGGCTACCTGGTCCTCGACAAGCCGTGGCCGGCGATGACCCGCGGCATCTGGGGCGACACCGAGCGGTTCGTCGAGACCTACTGGTCCCGGTTCGCCGATCAGGGCTGGTACTTCGCCGGTGACGGTGCCCGCTACGGCGCCGACGGCGAGATCTGGGTGCTGGGGCGCATCGACGACGTGATGAACGTGTCCGGGCACCGGATTTCCACCGCCGAGGTGGAATCGGCGCTGGTCGGGCATGCCGGGGTGGCGGAGGCCGCCGTCGTCGGCGCCACCGACGAACACACCGGCCAGGCGATCTGCGCGTTTGTCATCCTCAAGGAACACGCCCGGGAGCGGTCCCGTGAGGAGATGATCGAGGAGCTGCGCGCCGAGGTGGCCCGGGAGATCTCACCGATCGCCAAGCCGCGGGAGATCCACGTCGTCCCCGAGCTGCCCAAAACCCGCAGCGGCAAGATCATGCGGCGGCTGCTCCGCGACGTCGCCGAGGGCCGTCCGCTCGGCGACACCTCGACCCTGCTGGACCCCGGCGTCTTCGAGGCCATCCGCGCGGCGAAGTAACCCCCTCAGGTGCCGTAGGGGCGGAACCCGGTACCGGGCCGGTCCTTGGCGGTGATGTCGGCCAACTGGGTGGTGAACGACATGGTCACCGCCGGCGTGTGCAGCGGGATGTACTTCATGACGCAGGTCGGCAGATTGTCGGTGTAGGCGCCGTGGATCATGCCGACCAGCTTGTTGTCGACGGTCACCGGCGCACCGGAATCGCCGGGCGCGCCGCACACCTGGTTGACGATGGTGCCGGGGTCCTGCCCCGGTCCCCAGGTCACGCCGCACGACTGGCCGGTGGTGCGGCCCAGCTTGCAGGCCACCTGGCCGAACGTCGGGTCCGGCCCGAGCCCGTTGATGACGAAGCCGTTCACATTGTTGGTGGGGGTGACCTTGGCCGGGTCGAAGCGGATCACCGCGTAGTCCAGGGCCTCGTTGCCGGCGACCATGGTGCCGACGACCCCGGCGGCCGGGTCGGATTCGGCAGCGACGGTGGCGCCGGGCCCACCG contains these protein-coding regions:
- a CDS encoding Fic family protein, which translates into the protein MNPDPLAPLAALPGVAEAAEAARDELGRAHRHRANLRGWPVTAAEASLRAARASSVLDGGAPALDEDSASDPIFAGALRVTQALEGGEGSLIGVWRRAPMQALARLHMLAAADLVDDDELGRPRLDPQVSPRLDLLCRLVTGGSSVPAPILAAVAHGELLALAPFGSADGVVARAVSRLVTIASGLDPHGLGVPEVYWMRRSADYRAAAAGFAAGTEQGLTDWLVLSCRALQEGAREAIAIADLKK
- the acs gene encoding acetate--CoA ligase, with translation MTEAHTEAPTHYPPSAAFAATANATAEIYDRAEADRLGFWAEQANRLSWATPFTEVLDWSEAPFAKWFADGTLNVAYNCVDRHVEAGHGDRVAIHWEGEPVGDDRDITYAQLQDEVCRAANTLTELGLKAGDRAAIYMPMIPEAVIAMLACARLGVMHSVVFAGFSAAALRARIEDAGAKLVITADGQFRRGSAVPLKAHVDEALGGLGDASPVEHVLVVRRTGIDCHMTPGRDLWWNEAVSKASTQHTPEAFPSEQPLFLLYTSGTTGKPKGIVHTSGGYLTQAAYTHHQVFDLKPETDVFWCTADIGWVTGHTYIVYGPLANGATQVLYEGTPASPDEHRHFQVIEKYRVTIYYTAPTVIRTFMRWGRELPLVHDLSSLRLLGSVGEPINPEAWRWYRLVMGEDQTPVVDTWWQTETGAAMISPIPGVTVCKPGSAMRTLPGISAKIVDDDGVELAPMPEHSEPVTGYLVLDKPWPAMTRGIWGDTERFVETYWSRFADQGWYFAGDGARYGADGEIWVLGRIDDVMNVSGHRISTAEVESALVGHAGVAEAAVVGATDEHTGQAICAFVILKEHARERSREEMIEELRAEVAREISPIAKPREIHVVPELPKTRSGKIMRRLLRDVAEGRPLGDTSTLLDPGVFEAIRAAK
- a CDS encoding S1 family peptidase, with amino-acid sequence MRTVAVLGRFAAVVGAVALLAPTGVAEADGPVVLGGGSGIVIDNDAYCTLTTIGTDSRGDLIGFTSAHCGGPGATVAAESDPAAGVVGTMVAGNEALDYAVIRFDPAKVTPTNNVNGFVINGLGPDPTFGQVACKLGRTTGQSCGVTWGPGQDPGTIVNQVCGAPGDSGAPVTVDNKLVGMIHGAYTDNLPTCVMKYIPLHTPAVTMSFTTQLADITAKDRPGTGFRPYGT